The Salvelinus fontinalis isolate EN_2023a chromosome 32, ASM2944872v1, whole genome shotgun sequence nucleotide sequence CCGAGGGAAGGGATGAAGGTGCAAATGAAAGTAATTCAACTTTTATTTGTTAAcatgaattaattaattaattaacacTGTTGGTGGTCCTTGAAGAGGACTTTCTTTACACGACTCACTACAGTTACTTACATGTAAAAGAAACATCCCTTCTCTTCAACCATCCTCCCCCAGACGTGCACAATAACACCCAAAGAAATTTGATGGAGGGAATTGGAAAAAAGCAACCTTTTTGAATCATGCTTCATGGTATAATTTGTAGAGTTGAAACTAGCCTATATCGAGTAACCGTAGGGAAACTAGGGAAGCACTAGTCCAAGAGCAGAGGCTGTCATGTGTCAACTGGAAGTGGCTTTGGATAAACGTGTCTGCTGAATGTTCCATCTAGAAAAGGAACCCTAAAGTAGAGCAGGAAAGTAAAGTGTTTTCAATTCAATACGGCTTTATTGTATTGAGGTGCAACTAACAGTTAACTTAAGTTGTCCCGCTAAATATTGGATGATTAAATCATTTTGTTTTTGAAGTACTGTGAAATAGGTTAGCCAGGACAAAAATATGCAGGTGTTTTAAATGTGTATGCATTTTTGGAAAGGTATTATTCCAGTGTTGCATTTATCTGAGAACCTTCTGTGTTTGCTTGCCTCTACTTTACAATGTCGTCTGATCACTTTTTGCTCCTCAGTGAAAATGGAGGAGTCTGTTTCCTTGGAGATGGACAATCATGTTCTGCTTGACAAGGAGGATGGTTGCTACGACAACACGGAGGCTGCCTTCAGCGACGATGAGGAGGAGGTTAACAACAAGGGTGAGGGTGAGGAAGGACACATTTTATTACTCCACTCAACACAGATACTAGATAATGTTAGAACCATGTTAACATTGAACTACACCAGACTCAACACTTAAATGGGTACAATATATTCTGCTGCATTTTATACCAAACGAGCATTATCTAGCTTGCTCTCAAATCTGTCTGtccttgccaactcctatgggtgacaatgaccataggagttggataGACAACACAAACAAATCTAGGACCAGGCCTATCACAAGCATCATCTCAACTCAGATTATCACCACGTTAGATTGGTTTTGCCTTCAATAGATGAAGCCCTATTTTAACATAGATGAACCTTAATGCCTTAACACTGATTTTAGCTTGGATGAAGCCAAATCAGAAACTTGCATGTGAAAACAATTAAGAAACTCATAGTCCAATTCAAAAGACTGGAAACATATTAGGGCCTCACTCTCACTCTGCTTCGTAGTCATCCACATCAAGTCATTGGCTGACCTCTCATTTTGGTTATTACAGGCAATAAAAAGCGTGAGTTCAGATTCCACCCAATCAAAGAGGCCATTATTGAGGAGCCCGCTGACATCACTCCCTACGTGGATCAGTTGGACGACACGATGAAGGAGAAGGTGTTGCAGTTACAGAAAGGAAGGTTAGTAGAGTGGATGTGACTGGACATTTATTTGTCTAACAAACACACTCACTCAATTAAATTCAATTAGTCTTATTGGCATAAGACATTGCCAGAGCCAACATCAGTGAACGTGACAAGAGTTggagaaggccctaaaaattgtcaaagaccccagccaccccagtcatagactgttctctctactaccgcatggcaagcggtaccggagtgccaagtctaggacaaaaaggcttctcaacagtttttacccccagccataagactactgaacaggtaatcaaatggctacccggactatttgcattgtgtgccctccACCAactcccccaacccctcttttacgctgctgctactctgtttatcatatgtgcatagtcactttaactatacattcatgtacataatacctcaattgggccgaccgaccagtgctcccgcacattggcaaaccgggctatctgcattgtgtcccgccacccgccacccaccacccgccaacccctcttttacactactgctactctctgttcatcatatacgcatagtcactttaaccatatctacatgtacatactacttcaatcagcctgactaaccggtgtctgtatgcggcctcgctacttttatagcctcgctactctatatagcctgtctttttactgttgttttatttctttacttacctattgttcacctaacaccttttttgcactgtcggttagagcctgtaagtaagcatttcactgtaaggtctacacctgttgtattcgacgcatgtgacaaataaactttgatttgatttggtcccTGCTTTACCCATTCACAGTGGTAACGTGTAGATCTGTATGGATTGGAGGGATGTTGACAATAATGCCATTAGCTCCGCTCCTCTGCCTAGCTCACGAGTAGGTTGGCTGCTTTCGGCCATTTTGCTTCCTTTGATTTGGAGAGCCACTTTCGTACTTCATCTCTCAGCCTCCCCCCCCAAATCACTCACCCATTCACTCCCATTGCTGTCAATTGTTCTCATTGCTGATTGCAACAACATTGCTGATTGCAGAAGTGGAAATCTTATTCGAAATGAGCTCTTCAATAATTATTtcctttccccatctctccctccaacaGTGACACAGAGGCACATTGTGAAGTCATGCAGGAGATAGTGGATCTGATCCTGGAGGTGAGTCAGCAAAAAAAGATATAACATTGGTTAAATACATATATTTATTTGGGTAATCGTATATCTTGTGGGGGAAATGGGAATTCTGTGGTTTATTGAcgttccctttctgtctctcctcccttgtttcgcttgttctctctctctctcaggaggacTTTGACTCAGAGCAGATGTCCACTCTGGCCTCCTGTCTGGCTGAGCTCTTCAAGGGCCACTTCAGAGGAGACGTACTGCCTGACGACATCACAGAAGAGTAAGTTAATGTGCGCCTTCTGATGGCGTCAACAGGGGGTAAGACGGGACGTCTGTCTGTGCCGTGCATTTGTGTATACATGCGAAAAAAGACGAAGTCTATAGAATATTAACTTTGTTGTGTGTTCGCAGGTCGCTGGAGGAGTCTGTGTGTAAGCCTGTGTGCCTGGTGTTCAGGAACCTGTGTCAGATGCAGGAGGACAACAGTGGCTTCTCAGTGCTGTTGGAGATGCTGGCGGAGCTCTACCAGAAACAGCCCAAGATCGGCTATCACCTGCTTTACTACCTCAAGGCCAGGTGAAGGGACTGGGTCCACCACACTGCTTAGCATTAGCAAGGAATGGGAGCCATTGGTTTCAAGGAGGCTGAGGGAGTAGTGGGTTAGACATTTTGCTGTCCGCTAGAAATGATTGTCTCCTTTCTTACAACCGTCCACTGTTTTAGTTTCTCTAATGCTGCTGGTAACGTTCTTTCTACATTGATAAAGCAGTCATTGGAGACATGAGCCTGGACACATTTTTGCCCTCGCACTGCTCTGTTGGTTTAACATCACTTGATCTAACGTTGTTGGACCATTGTTGCAGCATAGCTGTAACCTAGTTCTAACGTTGTAACAACGTCTCCCACCACAGTAAAGCAGCGATGGGGAAGATGAGTCTGTACGAGTCGTTTGCCCAGGCCACAGCGCTAGGAGACCTGCACACCTGTCTCATGATGGACATGAAGGCCTGCCAGGAGGACGACATCAGGCTGCTCTGCTATCTCACACCATCCATCTACACTGAGGTACACACAAACTTCTTCTACAACATGGTACACACAAACTTCATCTACGTCGaggtacacacaaacactccatctacgccgaggtacacacaaacactccatctacgccgaggtacacacaaacactccatctacgccgaggcacacacaaacactccatctacgccgaggcacacacaaacactccatctacgccgaggtacacacaaacactccatctacgccgaggtacacacaaacactccatctacgccgaggtacacacaaacactccatctacgccgaggtacacacaaacactccatctacgccgaggcacacacaaacactccatctacgccgaggtacacacaaacactccatctacgccgaggcacacacaaacactccatctacgccgaggcacacacaaacactccatctacgccgaggtacacacaaacactccatctacgccgaggtacacacaaacactccatctaCGCCGAGGTACACAAAAACACTCCATCTACGCCGAGGTACACAAAAACACACGATCTACGCCGaggtacacacaaacactccatctacgccgaggtacacacaaacactccatctacgccgaggtacacacaaacactccatctacgccgaggtacacacaaacactccatctacgccgaggtacacacaaacactccatctacgccgaggtacacacaaacactccatctacgccgaggtacacacaaacactccatctacgccgaggtacacacaaacactccatctacgccgaggtacacacaaacactccatctacgccgaggtacacacaaacactccatctacgccgaggtacacacaaacactccatctacgccgaggtacacacaaacactccatctacgccgaggtacacacaaacactccatctacgccgaggtacacacaaacactccatctacgccgaggtacacacaaacactccatctacgccgaggtacacacaaacactccatctacgccgaggtacacacaaacactccatctacgccgaggtgcacacaaacactccatctaCGCCGAgctgcacacaaacactccatctaCGCCGAgctgcacacaaacactccatctaCGCCGAggcgcacacaaacactccatctaCGCCGAggcgcacacaaacactccatctaCGCCGAggcgcacacaaacactccatctaCGCCGAggcgcacacaaacactccatctaCGCCGAggcgcacacaaacactccatctaCGCCGAggcgcacacaaacactccatctacgccgaggtacacacaaacacaccatctaCGCCGAGGTACACAAAAACACTCCATCTACGCcgaggtacacacaaacacaccatctaCGCCGAGGCACACAAAAACACACGATCTACGCCGaggtacacacaaacactccatctacgccgaggtacacacaaacacaccatctaCGCcgaggcacacacaaacacaccatctaCGCCgaggcacacacaaacactccatctacgccgaggtacacacaaacactccatctaCGCCGAGGTACACAAAAACACACCATCTACGCCGaggtacacacaaacactccatctacgccgaggtacacacaaacactccatctacgccgaggcacacacaaacactccatctacgccgaggcacacacaaacactccatctacgccgaggcacacacaaacactccatctacgccgaggtacacacaaacacaccatctaCGCCGAGGTACACAAACACACCATCCATGCcgaggtacacacaaacacaccatctaCGCcgaggtgcacacaaacacaccatctaCGCCgaggtgcaaacacacacacacagacaccatctacagtgccttgagaaagtattcacaccccttgactttttccacattttgttgttagattgaatttaaaatggattaaattgagatgttgtgtcactgatctacacacaataccccataatgtcaaagtggaatcatggttttagaaatgtttacaaatgaattacaaatgaaaagttgaaatgtcttgagtcaataagtattcaacccttttgttatggcaatcctaaataaattcaggtgtaaaaatataaaaatattgtacaatccaggtgtgcaaagctcttagagacttgtaatcgctgccaaaggtgattttaacatgtattgactcgggtttgaatacttatctaatcaagatatattagtgttttattttccataAAAAAAATGTACAATGTTAGGATTTTTCTTCCgctttgtgtagattgttgacaaaaaatgacatcCGTTTGAATcctactttgtaacacaacaacatgtggaaaaggtcaaggggtgtgagtacTGAAGGCACTGTTACACTGTTtatatctccctcctctctctgtagttCCCAGATGAGACATTGCGCAGTGGAGAGCTACTCAACATGATTGTAGCAGTCATCGATTCAACACAGGTAATTTATCCACACTCACACAAAAATATACAATACTGCATAGTATTTTTCTGCCTCAACCCTCCCATTTCAACCCCCAACTCTTTTTGTCTCTTTCAGCTTCAGGAGCTGATGTGTCACGTGATGATTGGCAATCTGGTGATGTTCCGCAAGGACTCTGTCCTCAATATCCTCAGTGAGTCACATATAACgtcagacaaacacacaccccaaacacacacaaactgagaAAACCAGATTCATAGTGAATGTGTATGAACTGTGCTTGTCTCACTGTATGACATATTGTCTCTGCTCTACAGTCCAGTCTCTGGAATGGGAGACGTTTGAGCAGTACAGTGCCTGGCAGCTCTTCCTGGCCCACAGCATTCCACTGGAGACCATTATCCCCATCCTGCAGCACCTCAAGTACAAAGGTGAGGTACACACAATGGCCTAGATAGACACTGCTCTCCGCTATTAGCTAAATCGCTAAGACTGTTGACCCCTTCAACAGTGCCATTGTCGTTTTTTGTTTGGTACACATCCCTGCGTTcccaccatcacacaattactgtttatGCAATCCAAAAATGTTCCATTATTAGTtccaatctgggtcaggtgggtaTAATTTGAAAGCCTATTCTATTGCCAACGTGGCTATCTAAGTTATAAAATATAGTAGCCCATTTGGGGCGGGAGCACGAATCTTTTGTACTCAAGTTTATAACGGTTGTCAGTCAAAACACACAGCGCTGGGAAGTGGAGAACCTGTGTTTTGACATCCATGTATAGCATGTTGGCTGTACAGCTTCTGCGTTCTAAATTAGGCACTTATCAATGACAAAATGTGAATATTTGGGCTGGGTATGCTATTGACCTTCACTAAAATGAGTTAATGGTTCTACAATGTACTTTCCTGGTATTACCACTGGCATAATATTCTTACGTTGTACCTCTTCCTGTCCAGAACACCCAGAAGCACTCTCCTGTTTGCTGTTGCAACTACGCAGGGAAAAGTAAGCTATATTTACAGGTACATACTGTATCTCTGCAAATTAATACAGTGGCATCGGTACTGATCCCTGTGGTGCTCCTTCCCCCTTTAGACCCAGTGGTGAGATGGTGAAGATGGTGCTGAGTCGGCCCTGCCACCCGGAGGACCAGTTCACCACCAGTATCCTGCGCCACTGGGCGGCCAAGCACGACGACGTCCTGGGGGAACACATCAAGGCCCTGCTCATCAAGAACAACAACATGCCACGCAAACGCCAGAGGTGACTAAGAGTCCACCACTTTCACTTTTTAAGGAGATGGAGTTTTTACCTTCATCTTAATAGTTTTCTTTACCTCCAGAGAAGGTCTTTGATGACTTGTTACATCAATCCACTGTTTGGATATTGCTAATGTCGGCATCCAATTGGTTCACGCTTCATAAACGCTTCATAAAcatcgctcacacacacacttcaattcAACTTCTAGCACAACAATATCAGTCCAGAAGATCTGTGTTCGACTTAGATTTAAAGATTTTTCATTCTGTTGCCAACGATTTTAAGTCCCAAGTTTTCATACTCGCATTCCATGCATTGTTTACTTCACAGTGCTTTCCGTATCTCTCGGGGTAAGAAAAACCATTGATTGGTGTGAAAGTCCGGAAATCTGTAACTGAAGAGACACACGTGGGTTTAAAGGCTTCAGCGTTGTGTTCTAATGGTCCTGGTCATTGATTTTGAGCTTTTGTTCGTTTTGACTGCACTGCAGATGACCTGCCTGATCACCCATGGTCTTGATTATTAGTTGAATCGGTCGTTTAAATGCTGGGcttgaacaaaagcctgcacactgtGTTGGTGACCGATAGGTTAAAGCCTGGTAACAAGAGTATAAGGAAAGACtgttattgtctgtgtgtgtctcccagTCTGCGCAGCTCCAGCAGTAAACTGGCCcagctgaccctggaacagatccTGGAGCACATGGACAACCTGAGGCTCAACCTCAGCAACACCAagaacagctgtgagtctctCACACACTGTTTTACTATTCTAAAACACACACATCTGTTCTGCAATAGCAGCAAACTAACACCACATCATACACCTACCTCAGTGTCCCCCAAACATGCCTCTAACCCAGTGAACTCTGACCCTACTCTGTCTGTGGGTCCCCAGTCTTCACACAGACGCCCATCCTGCAGGCACTGCAGCATGTCCAGGCCAGCTGTGACGAGGCCCACAAGATGAGGTGAGACCCCAGACTCTCTCACTGTCCTCAGGGGATCATTTCAAGCTACTATGACTGCACTGAGATACTCTGTATTCTTATTACACACAGTTCCCGAGGCGTGTCTTATAGTGGTTTAACAGTATGACAGGATTGTAAATGTGTCCTTcctttctgtctctgcctctcagaTTCAGCGACCTCTTTTCATTGGCCGAGGAGTACGAAGAGCCCTCCTCCAAGCCTCCCAAGTCACGGCGCAAGGCCCCCGCCTCCTCCCCGCGGTCGCGTAAGGGAGCGGCCACCCCTGTGAGCAACGAGGAAGAGAGCGCGTCTAGCAGTGCCTCGGTAGGTCTTCCTACGGCAACTTCCTTTTTAATAGAAGCTGCGTTAAGATGAGCCTTACATAGCCCCATACCCTTGTACACTCCAGAACCAGGATTAGATTTAGCTTTTGATAATTGCTAATTAACAGAAGCTACGCTGTTAATCAGGAACTATTTTGTGCCTCCCTCAGCTGTGTcactataatttgttttattttaagcTTTCCTGGTTTCAGAAGCTATTTCTGTCTCCACTTGTTCCTCCAACGTCCTTTTTATTTCCACCCCTATCAAAGGAGGAAGAGGACTCCAAACCCAAAGCCcccaagaggaagaggaaaggctCATCTGCGGTGGCCTCGGACAGCGACTGACAGCCCCACAACCAACCCGCTCCCACCTGCACATAGTGACATCCCTGTAGACAGGACCGTCAGCCAACCAGCTTCTCCAAACCACTGAGGAAACCCCGCCCCCAGAGACACTCAACAAGAGGGGTCGGGGCTCCTCCGCGTGGACTCTTGTGCTACTGGCCGGAGCCATGGAGACACTCGACCTCACCTCTCACTGGTCATTGGCTGCTTTGTGTCAGTTGGTCTGGCTGGATTGGTCAGGGGGAGCATTCCGAGGGGAAATGCCAGTCGCTGTGGCACAGACTGACAGAAGTACTGTTACGAGAGGGATATCTATATCCTTGAGGAAATGATTACATGACTAGACTGGATGTCTGGCGGGTAAATGTGTTGCTCTATTGTCACTTAGTTGTCCGCCTATCACACTGCACTTAGAGACATCAGACAAAGCATTTTATAAGCCGTGACCATGATGACCGACCAACCAGCAAGACCATCCAATCCAGGCAATTTTAACAGAGGCACATGTGAAAGGTTTAGGTGATTCCTACcgttttgaggggggggggggggtgcgagAGTTGTTGAAGTGAGGAGAAATAGTCACCCATGTCCCAATCCCAACCCCATAGAGAAAAATGTTCCGCCCCACATCTGAAAAACTCAACGCTTGGTTGATTAACATGCCTGTCCCTGTTCACCCTTCATTTCTGATTGGCAAGAAGCGAGACCATGGACACACGCTCTCATTGGATCATTTGAACCACAGATGGTTGGACTGTATGCGAGGTCAGAAATAAAGACTGTATGAATGGAGGAGACAGATGTAGTTGCTGAACTTTTTAATGGAAATGTCTTTCTACTGAACTATTTTCATAAAAAAGATCATAACTATGTTAAATGATTATGATATTAATAAAAAAAAGGGCTACAAAAAAAAAGAACCAAGTGGTGGAAGCATAGTCTTATGTGTTTGACATTAGAGTTTGAATGTTGCGCGTCGATTCGGGCTTATGGTTGTGATTTGACACGCTGAAGCACAGCTCACACAAGTCAATTGTTGTTGTAACACTACCCAGAACAGAGAGGGACTGTCAAAGAGTACAGCAAAGAGCTTCTGCCGCTGCAATAAATGAGTAGCCAAGTGTATCGATAGCTATGGGGTTTTATTCTTCTTAGCAGCTCCTTGTCTCTATTTTAATTTAGAGTAATATTTTGTTTTCTCTGGTcatagtaacaacatgaatttgtgcatgtgGCAGATGCGGTGGGGACTCGACTTtcaccatcagctggaagactgtccCATCTCTCTGTTCACTCTAACCGGAGGAAAGTAAGGAGAGAGCAAGGACCGTGAGAGGCAGACCCTCTGCTGCTTTCTTTCCCTCCTCTGAGACTAATgccatgttcaaaacaactggggaaatctcagacttacgacttcacaactggtaaCTCGGGGGGCGGTACGAGATGCGACTGGGAAAAACCGCTttaaacggtcatccaactctgaATTCCAAATCGTAAACTCTGGCATCTGTCtggagctccgactttccgacctgaataTGACGTCATTAGACCTCGTTTTCTTTCGAATCCAGAGTTGTTTTGAAAGcatgcaggtaccatcagtccagtcAATTTATGCTCAGCTGTGCCTCGCAAGTGCTGCACCAACGGATCTATTTCGTTATCAAAGGTAGAGTTTTGGAATATGATGTCTGAGAATAACAACATTGGCAGACCTGGCATTTAGCCAACCTTTTGAGTCAACAAACAAATATGTTTGTTGACTCAAAAGGTTGGTTACCACTGCTTCAACAGATTCAAATCCAAGGATAACTAGGTAGAAAATACTACATATGTATCCACTGATAACTGAAATTTAGACTTAATTTATATTTTTCAGTGAAGTAATTAATAACAGGCaagaacattcttattttcaagttGTTGTAGATAAGGAATATCAAAGCACACGTTGAGATGAATGAATGTACAAGATTGAAACGTACTTTGGTGATAATGcctgagaagccggtgtttggaggaaatATTGGCACGCGTGTTCGGCCCAAGACGAAGTGGAGACTGAGAAATGCTGCCTGACTCTCTCTCGTCCCAACTccaacacgttcattactatgggacagttggagatcgaatttgaatattgaaacaatgtggcaaatgtcggagagacagacagcaatgtTCATACagatctctgctgttgaaaactaaatgttagtcttaaAGAAATGTGAGATGCTTTTTAGAGCGGAGATCAAGATTATATCTTCCctgcctgggctgatgagacagtggattgcgcagtcagatggaacagagtaaacaggcattttaacatcatacaTTTAGCTGGTGGATACCTTCATATGAGActgctatatacactgctcaaaaaaataaagggaacacttaaacaacacaatgtaactccaagtcaatcacacttctgtgaaatcaaactgtccacttaggaagcaacactgattgacaataaatttcacatgctgttgtgcaaatggaatagacaaaaggtggaaattatagacaattagctagacacccccaaaaaaggagtgattctgcaggtggtgaccacagaccacttctcttcctatgcttcctggctgatgttttggtcacttttgaatgctggcggtgctctcactctagtggtagcatgagacggagtctacaacccacacaagtggctcaggtagtgcagttcatccaggatggcacatcaatgcgagctgtggcaaaaaggtttgctgtgtctgtcagcgtagtgtccagagcatggaagcgctaccaggagacaggccagtacatcaggagacgtggaggaggccgtaggagggcaacaacccagcagcaggaccgctacctccgcctttgtgcaaggaggtgcactgccagagtcctgcaaaatgacctccagcaggccaaaaATGTGCATTtgaaacaatatcccacaatccAGGTGGGAACAATGGagaacttaagtatgatccc carries:
- the LOC129831163 gene encoding integrator complex subunit 3-like isoform X1: MEPSPAKGKPQGRLLVSTTLDAKDELEERLERCVGIVTSLTNGLSEREANDAITANVCKGPQQHEEVCLGLFALLLTEPPQAQRCYRDLTLVNRDGMNVILIKINQILMEKFLKLQDVCRTQLVWLVRELVKSGVIGADGVLMTLMKQIAGGDITSKNLWLAENVLDILLDQREWVLKSGMLIAMSVYTYLRLIVDHGTPALLVLRQKEVDLCIGLLREKFMECFIIGRDLVRLLQIVARIPEMELLWKDLLHNPQALSPQFTGKGLLQLLTARTSRKFLACRLTPDMETKLLFMTSRVRFGQQKRYQDWFQRQYLSTAESQSLRCDLIRYICGVVHPSNDVLSSDILPRWAIIGWLLTTCTSNVAASNAKLALFYDWLFFSPEKDSIMNIEPAILVMHHSMKPHPAITATLLDFMCRIIPHFFPPLEGQVRQGVFNSLTFIMEKRVLAHLAPLFDNPKLDRELRSMLRERFAEFCSSPSPPTEGRDEGANEMKMEESVSLEMDNHVLLDKEDGCYDNTEAAFSDDEEEVNNKGEGNKKREFRFHPIKEAIIEEPADITPYVDQLDDTMKEKVLQLQKGSDTEAHCEVMQEIVDLILEEDFDSEQMSTLASCLAELFKGHFRGDVLPDDITEESLEESVCKPVCLVFRNLCQMQEDNSGFSVLLEMLAELYQKQPKIGYHLLYYLKASKAAMGKMSLYESFAQATALGDLHTCLMMDMKACQEDDIRLLCYLTPSIYTEFPDETLRSGELLNMIVAVIDSTQLQELMCHVMIGNLVMFRKDSVLNILIQSLEWETFEQYSAWQLFLAHSIPLETIIPILQHLKYKEHPEALSCLLLQLRREKPSGEMVKMVLSRPCHPEDQFTTSILRHWAAKHDDVLGEHIKALLIKNNNMPRKRQSLRSSSSKLAQLTLEQILEHMDNLRLNLSNTKNSFFTQTPILQALQHVQASCDEAHKMRFSDLFSLAEEYEEPSSKPPKSRRKAPASSPRSRKGAATPVSNEEESASSSASEEEDSKPKAPKRKRKGSSAVASDSD
- the LOC129831163 gene encoding integrator complex subunit 3-like isoform X3; the encoded protein is MEPSPAKGKPQGRLLVSTTLDAKDELEERLERCVGIVTSLTNGLSEREANDAITANVCKGPQQHEEVCLGLFALLLTEPPQAQRCYRDLTLVNRDGMNVILIKINQILMEKFLKLQDVCRTQLVWLVRELVKSGVIGADGVLMTLMKQIAGGDITSKNLWLAENVLDILLDQREWVLKSGMLIAMSVYTYLRLIVDHGTPALLVLRQKEVDLCIGLLREKFMECFIIGRDLVRLLQIVARIPEMELLWKDLLHNPQALSPQFTGLLQLLTARTSRKFLACRLTPDMETKLLFMTSRVRFGQQKRYQDWFQRQYLSTAESQSLRCDLIRYICGVVHPSNDVLSSDILPRWAIIGWLLTTCTSNVAASNAKLALFYDWLFFSPEKDSIMNIEPAILVMHHSMKPHPAITATLLDFMCRIIPHFFPPLEGQVRQGVFNSLTFIMEKRVLAHLAPLFDNPKLDRELRSMLRERFAEFCSSPSPPTEGRDEGANEMKMEESVSLEMDNHVLLDKEDGCYDNTEAAFSDDEEEVNNKGEGNKKREFRFHPIKEAIIEEPADITPYVDQLDDTMKEKVLQLQKGSDTEAHCEVMQEIVDLILEEDFDSEQMSTLASCLAELFKGHFRGDVLPDDITEESLEESVCKPVCLVFRNLCQMQEDNSGFSVLLEMLAELYQKQPKIGYHLLYYLKASKAAMGKMSLYESFAQATALGDLHTCLMMDMKACQEDDIRLLCYLTPSIYTEFPDETLRSGELLNMIVAVIDSTQLQELMCHVMIGNLVMFRKDSVLNILIQSLEWETFEQYSAWQLFLAHSIPLETIIPILQHLKYKEHPEALSCLLLQLRREKPSGEMVKMVLSRPCHPEDQFTTSILRHWAAKHDDVLGEHIKALLIKNNNMPRKRQSLRSSSSKLAQLTLEQILEHMDNLRLNLSNTKNSFFTQTPILQALQHVQASCDEAHKMRFSDLFSLAEEYEEPSSKPPKSRRKAPASSPRSRKGAATPVSNEEESASSSASEEEDSKPKAPKRKRKGSSAVASDSD
- the LOC129831163 gene encoding integrator complex subunit 3-like isoform X4, with translation MEPSPAKGKPQGRLLVSTTLDAKDELEERLERCVGIVTSLTNGLSEREANDAITANVCKGPQQHEEVCLGLFALLLTEPPQAQRCYRDLTLVNRDGMNVILIKINQILMEKFLKLQDVCRTQLVWLVRELVKSGVIGADGVLMTLMKQIAGGDITSKNLWLAENVLDILLDQREWVLKSGMLIAMSVYTYLRLIVDHGTPALLVLRQKEVDLCIGLLREKFMECFIIGRDLVRLLQIVARIPEMELLWKDLLHNPQALSPQFTGLLQLLTARTSRKFLACRLTPDMETKLLFMTSRVRFGQQKRYQDWFQRQYLSTAESQSLRCDLIRYICGVVHPSNDVLSSDILPRWAIIGWLLTTCTSNVAASNAKLALFYDWLFFSPEKDSIMNIEPAILVMHHSMKPHPAITATLLDFMCRIIPHFFPPLEGQVRQGVFNSLTFIMEKRVLAHLAPLFDNPKLDRELRSMLRERFAEFCSSPSPPTEGRDEGANEMKMEESVSLEMDNHVLLDKEDGCYDNTEAAFSDDEEEVNNKGNKKREFRFHPIKEAIIEEPADITPYVDQLDDTMKEKVLQLQKGSDTEAHCEVMQEIVDLILEEDFDSEQMSTLASCLAELFKGHFRGDVLPDDITEESLEESVCKPVCLVFRNLCQMQEDNSGFSVLLEMLAELYQKQPKIGYHLLYYLKASKAAMGKMSLYESFAQATALGDLHTCLMMDMKACQEDDIRLLCYLTPSIYTEFPDETLRSGELLNMIVAVIDSTQLQELMCHVMIGNLVMFRKDSVLNILIQSLEWETFEQYSAWQLFLAHSIPLETIIPILQHLKYKEHPEALSCLLLQLRREKPSGEMVKMVLSRPCHPEDQFTTSILRHWAAKHDDVLGEHIKALLIKNNNMPRKRQSLRSSSSKLAQLTLEQILEHMDNLRLNLSNTKNSFFTQTPILQALQHVQASCDEAHKMRFSDLFSLAEEYEEPSSKPPKSRRKAPASSPRSRKGAATPVSNEEESASSSASEEEDSKPKAPKRKRKGSSAVASDSD